The Armatimonadota bacterium DNA window CGGCATGTCCAAGTTCGGTCGCATCTTGGCGAAGGAAGTGCGGGACCAAGGAATCGCCGTGACAAACGTCCATCCAGGTGCTACCGATACCGAAATTTGGGACCATGTGGGCGGCGGGCCAGATCCCGGAAAAATGATGCCAGCTTCGGCGATCGCTGATGCCTTGGTTTGGGTCACCGAGCTACCGTTTGATCGAACGGTAGAAGAAATCACCCTCATGCCGCCGCTTGGGTTTGTCTAACCGGTACAATCGGAGTTCGCATGCGCATCAGCCAGTGGGTTGATCAGGTCGCGGCGTTGCCGCGCATCCAGAAGGTTCTGACCACCCCCGGGAACACCCAGGTGTGGCGCGATCTAGCGTCTGACGCACGCCCAATCCTCACTGCGGCACTCTATCGCCAGAACCCGCGCAAGCTCCTCATCGTCACCAGTTCGCACGAAAAAGCTCTCGCTTGGGAAGCAAAATTGGTGCTATGCGGAATCTCCGAAGACAAGATTCGGCAGATGCCCAGCGGCATTTCTGCGCTGTTCGAGGATGCTGCTCCAGAATCCGTCGCGGTGAGCGATCGAATTGGTGCACTTCGAGATCTGATTGATCCTGAGCCGTCGATCATCATCACCACTCCGGCCGCTGCGCTCGAGCGAACATTGCCAAAGGAAATTTTGGAATCTGCGTTTTTACAGATTCGCGCCGGGATGACTTTGGACCCGAACGAGCTTTTGAGGACGATTCTGAGATTCGGTTACGAAGCCGCGGAGCCCGTGCGGTTGCCTGGACAATACAGCCAGCGCGGCGGGATTGTGGATGTGTATCCGATGGGGCACGAGAAGCCTGTCCGCATCGAGTTCTTTGACGATCTGATCGAGTCGTTGCGGATTTTTGATGCCGGTTCTCAGCGTTCGATCCAAAAAATCGATTCGCTGGAGTTTGCGCCCAGCCGCGAAGTGCTGTACCCAAGCGAATCCGACCTGCCGGCGCTTATCGAAATCCTAGAAAGGACGCTTGAGCAAGAAGCCGCGGCACTGCCAGAAGGGCCAGCCGGACACCTAACAGAGATTGTCAAAGCTGACCTGAGAGCGTTGACGAACCGGGTTTTCTTTGATCGCCTGGAAGTCTATCGGCCGTTCTTGAATGCAGATTCAGAGTGCGCAGTGGACCTTCTGCCCGAGGATGGATTGCTCATTCTCGACGATCCATTCGAACTGGAGCCGATCGTGGCGCGGGCCGAAGAGGACCTGCAAGAAGCTCTTAGCCAACGCGCGAGCCGAGGCGAACTGCTCAAGACCAGTGCGTTCGACTTCATGAAACCGGTCGAACAGTTTGCCGAGGTCCCGCTCGTCGCGATGTGCTCGCTCGACTCGCTCCCCAGTTGGCTCCGAGCAGACGTCGATCAGCAAGTCGAAGCGCTCAGCACCGTTCCATATCGGGGGCAAGCGGCGTACCTGGTCCAGAGCATCCAAAACTGGATTGAAGCAGGATTTTCCGTTGCCGTAGCTAGCGACCAGCCGACCCGAGCCAAGGCGATGCTTTCGCAAGTCGAGCTCTATCCGACTGAATCCGAAGAAGCGAAAGTCGCGCCAGGATTGCTTCTTGTGACCGGCAATGTGGCTGGCGGATTCCTCCTTCCGCAGGAGAAGCTCGTCTTGCTCTCGGACCAAGAGCTGTTCGGAGTTGGGCGGCTCAAACTGCCTCAGCGAAAGTTCAACGAAGGTGTGCCGATCACTACGGTACTCGACCTGAAAGATGGCGACTTCGTTGTACACATCAATTTTGGAATCGGCATTTATCGTGGACTCGTGCGCCGGACAGTGGCGGGGGTCGAAAAGGAATATCTGTTCATTGAGTATCTTGCCCCGGACAAGCTGTATGTGCCTGCTGATCAGCTCGACCGGGTTCAAAAGTACCAAAATCCGGGCGATCACAACCCGAAACTGAACCGATTGACTGGCGGTGAATGGCAAAAAACAGTGACGAAAGCGAGGGAGGAAGCGCGCGAATTTGCTCGCGATCTCACCAAGCTTTATGCACAAAGGAAGACGGTACAACGCAGCCCTTTTGGACCGGACAGTCCGTGGCAGGCCGAGATGGAGGCGACGTTCCCCTACGTGGAAACGAACAGCCAGATGGAAGCGATTCGGGCAGTAAAACGTGACCTGAACACGGATTTCCCGATGGATCGCCTGGTGTGCGGCGATGTCGGATTTGGCAAGACTGAGGTTGCAATCCGCGGCGCCTTCAAGGTCGCTCAGGCTGGGCGTCAAGTTGCTGTTCTCTGTCCGACGACGATCCTAAGCGAGCAGCATTTTAGGAATTTCCAAGAACGCCTGGCACCATTTCCGCTCAAGCTAGAACTGCTCAATCGATTCCGAACCGGTAGCGAGCGAAAAGAGATATTGCGCCGGCTGCATGAAGGCGACATTGACATCATTCTCGGAACTCACGCTTTGCTGAGCGAGGAGATGAAATTCAAGGATCTGGGGCTCGTCATCATCGACGAAGAACAGAAATTTGGTGTGAAGCAGAAGGAGCAGCTCAAGCAGCTTCGCGTCAATGTCGATGTGCTAACTTTGAGCGCTACCCCGATCCCGAGAACCTTGAGCATGGCCCTCATGGACATCCGCGAGATGTCGTTGATCACCGATCCTCCTCCGGGAAGGCTGCCGATCCGAACGTTTGTTCGGCCTTACAGCAGGGAAGTCGTGCGCGAAGCGATCTTGCGGGAGTTGGCCAGAGGCGGGCAAGTCTATTACGTTTTCAATCGGGTTCAGGGAATCTATCACGTTGCCGAGCAGATTCAAAAACTGGTGCCGAACGCGAAGATTGCGGTTGGGCATGGCCAGATGAGCGAGAAAGAGTTGGAGCCGGTAATGATCGGATTCATCAAGGGCGAATTCGATATCTTGATTTCAACGACGATCGTCGAATCTGGCCTGGACATTCCAAACGCGAACACTTTGGTCGTTGAGAACGCCGATTTCATGGGGCTCGCACAGCTTTACCAATTGCGCGGGCGAGTGGGACGAAGCGACCGCCAAGCCTATGCATACCTGCTGCACCAAGGCAACAAGTCATTGACGGAGAATGCGGTTGGCCGGCTGCAAGCGCTGCAAGAATTCTCCAGCCTAGGAAGCGGCTACAGTTTGGCGTATCGCGACTTGCAGATTCGGGGTGCTGGCGACATGCTCGGCGCAAAACAACATGGCGCGATGGCGAACGTCGGATATGAGCTTTTCACTCAGTTGATTTCGGAGGAAATTAAGTTCCTCAAAGCGCATGCCGATGGCGAACCTGTCGCCAGATACGATGATCCGCTGGAGGGGTTGGAGCCTCTGCCTAGCCTGGACTTGCCAACCAAGGCCTATATTCCTGAATCGTACATCGAAGACCAGGCGCAGCGGCTGTATATCTACAAGTCGATGATGTCTAGCCGGTCCCGGGAAGAGCTTGCCGCCGTCGAGGCAAACATCGCCGATCGGTATGGAAAGCTGCCCGACGAGGTGAAACGAGCGCTCTGGATCATGCGGCTACGCCTAGTAGCAAGGGAACTCAAGATCGAGAAAATGGATGGGCAGGGCGGACGCATCGCCATCCAGTTCAAGCCGTCTGTTGAGTACAACCCTCGGGTTTGGGTGTTGCTACAGAAGAAATACAGGGACTGCTATTACAGCCGCGGAGTCCTAACGTGGCCGTTTACCGGTGGCCCGCTGGCAGCGGCAGAGCGGGCGATTGAATCGTACAAAGAAGCTGTTCATGAGGTTGAAGAACAACTCGCCAGTTTAGGGTTGTAAGCACCCGTAAATTTGCTGGAATCCAGGTTCGTCTGAAATGTCCCGTACTAAATACGTGCATACGTATTCACAACCTATGATATATTAAACTCGGACTGTAGAAGGTGTTACCTACAAGTAGGTTTGGGGCATGACTAAATCGTGCCCCATAAACACCCGATAACAGTGGTACTCGTCAGCATTTTGTCGAGTTCTGAAAGAAAAGGGGATTACTACTCATGAAAAATCTAGTTGCTTTGGCGTTGTTGGCCTGCGGCGTAGTCGCAGCAAACGCGCAAGTATTGACATTGACGGACGGAGATACGTTCAATGCTGATTCTTCAGTCAACGTGAACAACGATTCGACCGCTGCTGAGTATTCGGCATCGTACGCGAACGGTTCGGGTTCTGGATTCGGCGGAACGTTGGGTGGCGCAACCATTCGAATGGAAGCTACCGCGAACAACATGTACTTCGGATTCAATCCAAACGGCGGAATCTTCAACAACATCGTTGTTTTGATCGACTCTAAGGCTGGCGGATTCACCGACGCGACCATGAACGACACTTCCGACGGTGGCCGAGCTGCAATTACTCGACCAATCGCAAACGGATTGTTGACCGGTCCTTCGGGCTTTGCTGCCGACTATGCGATCGTTTTCGGTTCGTTCGGTTCGGTCTCGTTCGAACTCACCGGCGGCTCGTTGAACTTCTTGACCTTCAAGGATACAGCTGGTTCAGTTGCCAACAACCGAGAGCTTTCGATCTCGCGAAGCACAATGGGCTTGACCTCAGCCAACTTCGGATTTAACTGGGTTGCATACATGACTTCCGATACGGGCTACATGTCTGACGAAGTGATGCCTGGTCCTGCGATCGCTGGTGGAAATCCAGGATTCGACAACAGCGTTACGATCTCGAACTTCAACCGATTCGAGGCAGTTCCAGAACCAGCATCGATGACTGCTCTGGCACTCGGCGTTGCTGCTTTGGCTCGACGCCGACGCAAGGCATAAGCCTAGTTAGAGAAATCTACTCAATCGACACCCCGCGAATGTGCGGGGTGTCGATTGTTTTTAGGCCTAGTCCGATTCAAATCTGACATTCGATACGTCAGAATTGATAGAGAATGTCCGATCAGCCTTCTTCAAACGATCCGATTGATGTGCGGACCGTGCTCGCGGTTTCCATGGATCAGTTCGCCGCGCTTGCTTGGCAGAGAATGGGCATGCAATCCGATACGTTCACCGGTAAGATTCACAAAGACATCGCGCAAGCAAAGCTCGCCATTGAGGCGTGTTCGCGATTATCCGAATTGATCGAGGCGGAACTGGACGAATCCGATCGAAGACAGGTACAGAATCTGATTCGAGATTTGAAAGTGAATTTTGTGGAGCAGAGCAAATGAGCGAACAAAATACGATCAACACCACTCCAGTTTCCGCTGGCAAGCCATTGATGTGGGCAAGCAATCTGCCTCACCGGTTTCAAATCGCTTATCTCAATTGGACAAAGTCACGAACGGAATCCAAATCTCAGGACCAACAATTGACCATTCGTGACCGACAGGCTGAACTGATCGAATTCTATAGTCGTTTTGAGACTCTGGTTGAGCTCCTTTGCGACTCGGCCCAATACGGCCCAGAACCACGGATGGAAGCCAAGTATGCCGAGCTCCGACAGTGGATGCAGCGCAACTATTCGGAAATTCGGCCCTACGTTGTGGCCTATCTGGAAGTCGATCTCGACGACTCTAACGGTCAGCTCGATCAATACGGCGCCGCTCCAGATGCTTTCGAATCCCTATTCGGTGCAAACACTTTGGATGAGTTGTTGCGTGGCGATGGTGGGACATTGATCGGTCGAATCATGCGCACACGCGAGGCTGTCAATCGGTACGCTGAGCATCTGCGACGGCTCGCGGCATAAACTAACGCTGTGATCGGCCGCGTTGAGCATCTAGACTTTTCGGTTCTGCACGAGTTCTATCTCCGCACTGTGCCGGAACGGTACCACGTGCGCCAATCCTTGTTAGAGTCGCATTTTCAGCGAACTCCCCTCTTGAATCTGGACGCGAGCCGATGGGCGACCTTTACTCACCAGCTCGTCGGGGCGGCGCTCATCAAGTTTTCGGCATCCCGCTTATACCCCGGGCCTGAACCGCTGCAAGCGCATTTGGGACTCCTCGTGTTCAAGGATTACGCGGCTGCTCAGGAACTTTGGGATGCCGTTGAGCCAGTACTTCGCGCTTCTGGAATACAGAAAGTCATTTTTGGTCAAGAGAACTTGCACCTCTTTCCCGGCGCACCCAAAGATTGGCCAGAACTCGGTCATGCGCTTGAAAAACTGGGATTTGCGCCGGCAGAAGCCGAGCAGTTTGATCTTGAACGTGATCTCGCGGACTATGTTCTGCCCGAGTCGTGTGCGCTAAGCGAGGGAATCGTTGTCCGGCCATGCGCCGCTGACGATCTGACCGAGCTCACCCGGTTTTTTGATGAAGAGTTCCCAGGCCGGTGGAAGTACGACTCTTTGCAAAAGTGGCAGATCGAAGGTCCGCAAACCATCATGGGGCTGTTCGAAAACGGTCGATGTGAAGGTTTCGCCTTGATCCAAAGCGACGGGTGCCAGCTCCCGATTGGCGGTGCCGTTTGGAATCAGGATCTCGGAGCGAATTGGGGCTCGCTCGGCCCGATTGGAGTGAGCAAGGGAGTTCGGGGGCGAGGACTTGGCGACGCGCTCCTTGCGCATAGTTTGGTTGAACTCAAAACCCGTGGCGCCCGTAAGACTATTATCGACTGGACCACGCTCGGCGATTTTTACGGACGGCATGGCTTCGAGATTTCGAGAAGATACACCACTTATACCAAGGACCTTACATGAGTTTTGAGCAACTAAATTTGAAGTCGGAAGATGAAGTCGAGGCGATTTTGTCGTTGGCAATTCGCAAGAGCAGCGACGAGATCGACTTGAAATCTCGGCTCATGGAGACGGCCAGAGAACTTGGAATTTCGGAAGAGGCAGTCATGCAAGCCGCCAAGGAGTACTCCTCAAAGAGGGCGGTCACCAACGATCTGGCCGAATATCAGGAGTACCGAAAGCGGGGTTTCATCCAGCATTTGGTGCCATACGTCGTGGTAAACGCATTTCTGATCTTCATGGCGCGCGGCGATACTTGGTGGATTTATCCGTTGCTTGGATGGGGGATCGGGTTGGCGATCCATTTCGGAAACACCTTCTTCACAAAGCCGTCGGTGACGGATGACGAATTCCTCACTTGGCGAATGAAACGCCGAGCCTTAGAAAACGATTGACCGGTTACATCCGGGGCTTTTGTTCGACCATTCTGCCGTTCGGATTTGGAGTATCGACACCTTTCGGTCGCACCTGAACGTTGGCTTTCGGATCGATGCTGTTCATGAGAATCACGAAGATCATCCACGTACCGATCATCATGGCGGCAGCGACGAGGAACGCCTTCGGTCCAGACATCTTTTGGGGATAAAGGTACTGCTGGCGGAAACGTTCTTCATCTCCGCGCTCTCGCTCCATCAGCGCAATGACCTGCTCGACGGGCACTTGTAGCTTCTTTGCGGCTTCGTCCGCGCTCATCTCTCGCTCGGCCGGTTCAGCGCTCAACTGAAGTTTCGCGGCGACCATATCGAATTCAGCAGGGGTCAGAACCATGATCTTGCCTCTAGTTTACTGCCTTACTCCCTTCCAAGCTCGCGAACAACTGGCAAGTTCTACAAACTTCTGCGTGCGACCAGGTCAGAGGGCTCACACTTAGCGGTTCGCCGGTGTAAGGATGATATTGCTCCGCAAGGATTCCAGACTCCGTTGCTCGTGCTCGCGTCCACTGCATGACTTGCTCGAAAATCGCGGTACGAGAATCACTGGATTCGGCAAGCATGAGATCGGTCTGGGCAAGCCAATGAGTACAGATCACCCACGGATTTCCGGCGAAATCGTCCGTTCTGCGGAAGTAATAATCCCCCTGATACCTTGCCATCCCGCCCACTGGAGAATTCACCCAGAGAGCCGATCGAAGGGTCTGTGCGTTCTGCTTGACCTGAACAGAATCAACCGGCAAAGCCCCGAGTAGTCCTACTGCCAGCGTCGAAGAATCCAGCGTGGAATCAGGTGTGCCGTCGGGGTGCCGCATTCGGTAGAACGCAGCGAGATCTTCGTTCCAAAACCGCGATTTGAGTAGTTCTGCGAACTCCAAGCTTGCCGAATTCCAGCGCTCAGCAGAAGGTTCATCGCCGAGGACGCGGGCCAATTTTGCCCCGCCCGCGAGGCCTGCGCATATCGTTGCGAGGGTGTTGGTGTGGATTCCAAAGCGCTCTTCCCACAGGTCCCAACTCGGCTTTGGCTCACCGGTTTTGGCATCTCTGAATTCGACCATTTTGTCGCAGATGCGCTTGATCATCTTGGGATACCACCGAGCAATTCGCTCGATGTCGCCAACGGATTCAAAATGCTGGGCGATGGACCAAACCGTCAGCGCGCTTTCATCTTCTTGAATCGGCGACGAGAACTCGGTGGAGTGTTCGAACGGGTGCCAGCTCGCGCCAAGCGAACCGTCTGGCGAAAATTTGTGACGGAAAAAAGGTTCGTCAGGAGTGAGAAGCCCTTCGCAGAATTGGTGGTAGCGCTGGCTGAGTTCTGTGTGCCCCGCATCGTCGAGAATCGTGGCCACAAGCGCACCATCTCGTGGCCAAACGAAGCTGTATGTCGCGCGGTTGGTCTCCATGATGTCGCTGTCGTTGGCGGCCAAAATCGCTCCGCCATTATCAATCTGAGTTCGAATCGTCAGCAGCGAGCGTTCATAGAACTCTTGTGTTCTCGAATCTGGCAAAGTGACCCGATTCGACTTCAGACAAGACTTCCAGTAGCTCCGTGCGTAGCCAATCCGTTTGCCAATATCCCGCCCGCCCCATTCGATGAACCGTGAGACAGACTCTTCGATGCTCGGCGCGCAGACCATGCAATAGGTGAGCATCTCATCCGCATTCGCTTCCAAAGCAACCCTGACCGAAATTGTAGAATCGACAGAACCTTGCGAAATCGGGTTTGGATGTAGTTCGCCGTCTTCAGCATCAAGCCAAGTTCCGACCGAGTCCTTAAACGCTTTCAGCCCGGTGGTGTACTGGTGCAAACCATGGCTCGCGGTAAAAGCAGTGAACAGAAAGGCGTGCTTCCCCTTGTAATGGACGATGCCATCGACCGCCGGAATATAGGCGGCGGTGTCGCCGATATCCGTCTCCGCGATTCGCAAATCGTGCGTGAAGAAGACCCGCACCTCTCGGGAGTGAGACCGTAGATTCTCAACCCGGATTTTGCGCACATAGCAAGGGTGAACCGGATCAAGAGCGTCCGTGCAATGGAGGCGAATTCCGAGTCCGGAATGCTCGAAGACACAATCTCCGACCAACGTCGAATCTTCGTATCTGATCTGCCG harbors:
- the mfd gene encoding transcription-repair coupling factor, whose amino-acid sequence is MRISQWVDQVAALPRIQKVLTTPGNTQVWRDLASDARPILTAALYRQNPRKLLIVTSSHEKALAWEAKLVLCGISEDKIRQMPSGISALFEDAAPESVAVSDRIGALRDLIDPEPSIIITTPAAALERTLPKEILESAFLQIRAGMTLDPNELLRTILRFGYEAAEPVRLPGQYSQRGGIVDVYPMGHEKPVRIEFFDDLIESLRIFDAGSQRSIQKIDSLEFAPSREVLYPSESDLPALIEILERTLEQEAAALPEGPAGHLTEIVKADLRALTNRVFFDRLEVYRPFLNADSECAVDLLPEDGLLILDDPFELEPIVARAEEDLQEALSQRASRGELLKTSAFDFMKPVEQFAEVPLVAMCSLDSLPSWLRADVDQQVEALSTVPYRGQAAYLVQSIQNWIEAGFSVAVASDQPTRAKAMLSQVELYPTESEEAKVAPGLLLVTGNVAGGFLLPQEKLVLLSDQELFGVGRLKLPQRKFNEGVPITTVLDLKDGDFVVHINFGIGIYRGLVRRTVAGVEKEYLFIEYLAPDKLYVPADQLDRVQKYQNPGDHNPKLNRLTGGEWQKTVTKAREEAREFARDLTKLYAQRKTVQRSPFGPDSPWQAEMEATFPYVETNSQMEAIRAVKRDLNTDFPMDRLVCGDVGFGKTEVAIRGAFKVAQAGRQVAVLCPTTILSEQHFRNFQERLAPFPLKLELLNRFRTGSERKEILRRLHEGDIDIILGTHALLSEEMKFKDLGLVIIDEEQKFGVKQKEQLKQLRVNVDVLTLSATPIPRTLSMALMDIREMSLITDPPPGRLPIRTFVRPYSREVVREAILRELARGGQVYYVFNRVQGIYHVAEQIQKLVPNAKIAVGHGQMSEKELEPVMIGFIKGEFDILISTTIVESGLDIPNANTLVVENADFMGLAQLYQLRGRVGRSDRQAYAYLLHQGNKSLTENAVGRLQALQEFSSLGSGYSLAYRDLQIRGAGDMLGAKQHGAMANVGYELFTQLISEEIKFLKAHADGEPVARYDDPLEGLEPLPSLDLPTKAYIPESYIEDQAQRLYIYKSMMSSRSREELAAVEANIADRYGKLPDEVKRALWIMRLRLVARELKIEKMDGQGGRIAIQFKPSVEYNPRVWVLLQKKYRDCYYSRGVLTWPFTGGPLAAAERAIESYKEAVHEVEEQLASLGL
- a CDS encoding 2TM domain-containing protein → MSFEQLNLKSEDEVEAILSLAIRKSSDEIDLKSRLMETARELGISEEAVMQAAKEYSSKRAVTNDLAEYQEYRKRGFIQHLVPYVVVNAFLIFMARGDTWWIYPLLGWGIGLAIHFGNTFFTKPSVTDDEFLTWRMKRRALEND
- a CDS encoding glycoside hydrolase family 15 protein; this encodes MIQFDDRYSIRDLFYPIVGHQNHLGGHPIRMGVWVENQFSWLDSDGWHRQIRYEDSTLVGDCVFEHSGLGIRLHCTDALDPVHPCYVRKIRVENLRSHSREVRVFFTHDLRIAETDIGDTAAYIPAVDGIVHYKGKHAFLFTAFTASHGLHQYTTGLKAFKDSVGTWLDAEDGELHPNPISQGSVDSTISVRVALEANADEMLTYCMVCAPSIEESVSRFIEWGGRDIGKRIGYARSYWKSCLKSNRVTLPDSRTQEFYERSLLTIRTQIDNGGAILAANDSDIMETNRATYSFVWPRDGALVATILDDAGHTELSQRYHQFCEGLLTPDEPFFRHKFSPDGSLGASWHPFEHSTEFSSPIQEDESALTVWSIAQHFESVGDIERIARWYPKMIKRICDKMVEFRDAKTGEPKPSWDLWEERFGIHTNTLATICAGLAGGAKLARVLGDEPSAERWNSASLEFAELLKSRFWNEDLAAFYRMRHPDGTPDSTLDSSTLAVGLLGALPVDSVQVKQNAQTLRSALWVNSPVGGMARYQGDYYFRRTDDFAGNPWVICTHWLAQTDLMLAESSDSRTAIFEQVMQWTRARATESGILAEQYHPYTGEPLSVSPLTWSHAEVCRTCQLFASLEGSKAVN
- a CDS encoding PEP-CTERM sorting domain-containing protein, with amino-acid sequence MKNLVALALLACGVVAANAQVLTLTDGDTFNADSSVNVNNDSTAAEYSASYANGSGSGFGGTLGGATIRMEATANNMYFGFNPNGGIFNNIVVLIDSKAGGFTDATMNDTSDGGRAAITRPIANGLLTGPSGFAADYAIVFGSFGSVSFELTGGSLNFLTFKDTAGSVANNRELSISRSTMGLTSANFGFNWVAYMTSDTGYMSDEVMPGPAIAGGNPGFDNSVTISNFNRFEAVPEPASMTALALGVAALARRRRKA
- a CDS encoding DUF1844 domain-containing protein, producing MSDQPSSNDPIDVRTVLAVSMDQFAALAWQRMGMQSDTFTGKIHKDIAQAKLAIEACSRLSELIEAELDESDRRQVQNLIRDLKVNFVEQSK
- a CDS encoding GNAT family N-acetyltransferase, producing MIGRVEHLDFSVLHEFYLRTVPERYHVRQSLLESHFQRTPLLNLDASRWATFTHQLVGAALIKFSASRLYPGPEPLQAHLGLLVFKDYAAAQELWDAVEPVLRASGIQKVIFGQENLHLFPGAPKDWPELGHALEKLGFAPAEAEQFDLERDLADYVLPESCALSEGIVVRPCAADDLTELTRFFDEEFPGRWKYDSLQKWQIEGPQTIMGLFENGRCEGFALIQSDGCQLPIGGAVWNQDLGANWGSLGPIGVSKGVRGRGLGDALLAHSLVELKTRGARKTIIDWTTLGDFYGRHGFEISRRYTTYTKDLT